The following are encoded in a window of bacterium SCSIO 12643 genomic DNA:
- a CDS encoding RidA family protein gives MNRIIKTDNAPAPIGPYNQAIEANNTLYVSGQIGMNPATSELVQDSLENETHQVMANLAAILKEAGYNWNNIVKCSIFLADMDDFPEVNKIYGGYFSDQYPARETVQVGKLPLGVNVEISAIAVK, from the coding sequence ATGAATAGAATTATTAAAACGGACAATGCTCCTGCTCCAATTGGCCCATACAATCAGGCCATTGAGGCAAATAACACTTTATATGTAAGTGGCCAAATTGGTATGAACCCGGCTACCAGTGAATTGGTTCAGGATTCATTAGAAAACGAAACACATCAGGTGATGGCTAATCTGGCTGCAATTCTAAAAGAAGCCGGTTACAATTGGAACAATATTGTTAAATGCTCCATCTTTTTAGCTGATATGGATGATTTCCCAGAGGTAAATAAAATCTATGGTGGATATTTTTCAGATCAATATCCTGCTAGAGAAACCGTACAGGTAGGGAAATTACCACTAGGTGTTAATGTAGAAATTTCTGCAATCGCTGTGAAATAG
- a CDS encoding Hpt domain-containing protein: MSKELYDLSILSDMVYGDTDFMRELVETFIEYAPTDAMELAAFAKERNWDEASKKAHKLKSSIRTIGVTSLSDVILQIEQDARDQTNMDTICDKIHNFTQTLNTVLDHLKKEPFIQNNNE, from the coding sequence ATGTCAAAAGAATTATACGACCTATCCATTTTAAGTGACATGGTGTATGGAGATACTGATTTTATGAGAGAACTAGTAGAAACTTTCATAGAATATGCTCCTACGGATGCTATGGAACTTGCCGCATTTGCAAAAGAAAGAAATTGGGATGAGGCTTCGAAAAAAGCGCATAAATTAAAATCATCCATTCGTACAATTGGTGTCACTTCCCTATCAGATGTAATTCTTCAAATTGAACAAGACGCCAGAGATCAAACCAATATGGATACCATTTGTGATAAGATTCACAACTTTACGCAAACGCTGAATACTGTATTAGATCATCTTAAAAAAGAACCTTTTATTCAAAATAACAATGAATAG
- a CDS encoding glycosyltransferase has product MAKICMISVNHSPLDDRIFYKEALTLQKAGHTLTMICRANEEGIMFDMGNTTPLNAPDQKEIVFNDIKTYPIPSPKGKLDVVLKKVFKGEFYDQFIAKALEVNADVYHAHEPESFYIGLQIAKKNNAKVVFDSHESYTTGTPKEIWIKNQYLAELQYLISANHITRGYLVSNHHHIKSTVIYNAAQNQFYPNHFRENKPDRIVIAHDGYLPFNRGLKEMLNAVLKVYQKHPQIQFKIIGATTGEEKTYLTAFVQKHQLEDIIFETGWVKYEDVATHLADCKIGIIAKTPTVNNIIGGPPIKYYNYLAAGMAVIDVDMPETTRLMSKYKNGISVSDRNPDSMADAINQLIESPELLQKYQTNSCKGFQELNWNNEGKKLVDFYHNVVLNERSLILH; this is encoded by the coding sequence ATGGCTAAAATCTGTATGATCTCTGTCAATCATTCTCCTTTGGATGATCGTATTTTCTACAAAGAAGCACTTACATTACAGAAAGCTGGTCATACGCTTACCATGATTTGTCGTGCAAATGAAGAAGGAATTATGTTCGATATGGGGAATACGACTCCTTTGAATGCACCAGATCAAAAAGAGATTGTTTTCAATGATATCAAAACCTACCCTATTCCAAGTCCGAAAGGAAAATTAGATGTGGTTCTGAAGAAAGTATTTAAAGGCGAATTTTACGATCAGTTTATTGCAAAAGCGCTTGAAGTTAATGCGGATGTTTATCATGCGCATGAACCGGAATCATTTTACATTGGATTGCAAATTGCCAAAAAGAATAACGCCAAAGTAGTTTTTGATTCTCATGAGAGTTATACTACCGGCACCCCAAAAGAAATCTGGATTAAAAACCAGTATTTGGCTGAACTGCAATATCTCATTAGCGCCAATCATATTACACGGGGATATTTAGTTTCGAATCACCATCACATTAAAAGTACCGTCATATATAACGCTGCGCAGAATCAGTTTTATCCTAATCATTTCCGGGAAAATAAACCAGACCGAATTGTAATTGCGCATGATGGCTACCTTCCATTTAACCGAGGGTTAAAAGAAATGCTAAACGCTGTTTTAAAAGTGTATCAAAAGCATCCGCAAATTCAATTCAAAATTATCGGTGCTACAACTGGTGAGGAAAAGACATACCTCACTGCATTCGTCCAAAAACATCAATTAGAAGATATAATTTTTGAAACCGGGTGGGTGAAATATGAAGATGTTGCTACACATCTGGCTGATTGCAAAATTGGAATTATTGCAAAAACACCTACGGTGAACAACATCATTGGAGGTCCTCCGATTAAATATTATAATTATTTAGCAGCAGGAATGGCGGTCATTGATGTAGATATGCCTGAAACCACAAGACTGATGTCTAAATATAAAAACGGCATTAGTGTGTCTGACAGAAATCCGGATAGCATGGCTGACGCAATTAACCAACTCATCGAATCTCCGGAACTTCTACAGAAATATCAAACGAATTCCTGTAAAGGATTTCAGGAATTAAACTGGAATAATGAAGGGAAAAAACTGGTGGATTTCTATCATAATGTCGTACTCAATGAGCGTTCGCTAATTTTACATTAA
- a CDS encoding oligosaccharide flippase family protein: MDLIIFANKSNALKALQSKTGKQTILLFASQLAMVVIGFGIKTIQTNYLGTEGYGIYAFFGSFTAFTALFFRFGFYSSLQVLLAENKDFQKEQELFALGFVINLFIGLLYAVFVWIFSFYVDQLFDTSLGDIIRVLAPLTIVIPSRNLISSMTVGSNKVHILPIYDNTSKIFFLMALGLFAYSDQLDVYTVISFNLLTLLVSVGIIYRQFNPQFKNLKTHFKSVWAKNKSFGFNFYLGSTVNQSTFKLDELAIAYFINTTVNGFYSLANLIASPMIMGSQALSNSLFKDFSHQKKIPQKVFIYNTLWLLFSMLFLYLFADWIVHFLFTSEFGDVSRYAVGISVALLFQGLYQPFNFLSAKSQGKAIRNVAFTEAGINLIGNLALIPIFGVLGAIYTSIFAKFVHLLGKIYYYNKYLKEN, from the coding sequence ATGGATTTAATTATTTTCGCCAACAAATCAAATGCGTTGAAAGCACTCCAATCTAAAACAGGGAAACAAACTATACTTCTTTTTGCTTCGCAGTTAGCAATGGTTGTGATTGGTTTTGGGATTAAAACCATCCAAACCAATTATCTGGGCACAGAAGGTTATGGGATCTATGCTTTTTTTGGTTCTTTCACTGCTTTCACTGCTTTGTTCTTCCGATTCGGTTTCTACTCCTCTCTTCAAGTACTGTTAGCCGAAAACAAAGACTTTCAAAAAGAACAGGAACTATTTGCTCTGGGCTTTGTGATTAATCTTTTTATCGGGCTTTTATATGCTGTTTTTGTCTGGATTTTTTCGTTTTATGTAGATCAATTATTTGATACCTCCTTAGGCGATATTATTCGAGTTCTGGCTCCATTGACCATTGTCATTCCCTCTCGGAACCTTATCTCTTCAATGACTGTAGGCTCTAACAAAGTTCATATCCTCCCAATCTACGATAATACTTCCAAAATATTCTTTCTGATGGCTTTGGGTCTATTTGCTTATTCGGATCAATTGGATGTTTATACCGTAATTTCATTTAATCTATTAACCTTACTGGTTTCTGTAGGAATTATCTATCGTCAGTTTAATCCTCAGTTTAAAAATCTAAAAACACATTTTAAATCCGTCTGGGCCAAAAACAAAAGCTTTGGTTTTAACTTCTATTTGGGAAGCACAGTCAATCAAAGTACATTTAAGCTAGATGAACTTGCCATTGCCTATTTTATCAATACCACCGTCAATGGTTTTTATTCATTGGCAAACCTAATTGCTTCTCCAATGATTATGGGAAGTCAGGCATTATCAAATAGTTTGTTTAAAGACTTTAGTCATCAAAAGAAGATTCCTCAAAAAGTATTTATTTATAACACCTTGTGGTTACTATTCTCCATGTTATTTCTTTACTTATTTGCAGATTGGATTGTCCATTTCTTATTCACCTCAGAATTTGGAGATGTAAGCAGATATGCCGTTGGAATCTCAGTGGCGTTATTGTTTCAGGGGTTATATCAACCCTTTAACTTTTTATCGGCCAAATCACAAGGTAAAGCAATCAGAAATGTGGCTTTCACGGAGGCCGGAATAAACTTAATCGGGAATTTAGCGCTTATTCCAATATTCGGGGTATTGGGTGCCATTTATACCAGTATTTTTGCGAAGTTTGTACATCTACTGGGTAAAATTTACTATTACAATAAATACCTAAAGGAAAACTAA